Proteins encoded in a region of the Bombiscardovia apis genome:
- a CDS encoding LuxR C-terminal-related transcriptional regulator, with protein sequence MEQANTADMANMADTSNTANPAAEAVLKSQETSEGQTPIRIGVVDDHEMFRAGVIATLQPHFQVVGQAADVEGSIQMVSETQPDVVLLDVHVPGGQGGGGAEILARSQPLAPHSVFLALSVSDSPQDVGSVIRAGARGYVTKTISSSDLVSSIRQVHEGYAVFSPKLAGFVLSAFQDGSSADATALHDDELDRLSAREQEVMRLIARGYTYREVAAELFISIKTVETHVSSVLRKLQLSNRSELTRWAADRRIV encoded by the coding sequence ATGGAGCAAGCAAACACGGCAGATATGGCAAATATGGCAGATACATCGAATACAGCAAACCCAGCAGCCGAGGCAGTCTTGAAGTCGCAAGAAACTAGCGAGGGTCAGACCCCTATACGCATTGGCGTTGTGGACGACCATGAAATGTTTCGCGCAGGCGTTATCGCCACCCTCCAGCCCCACTTCCAAGTCGTGGGTCAGGCAGCGGACGTAGAAGGCTCTATCCAGATGGTGAGCGAAACACAGCCAGACGTTGTACTCTTAGACGTACACGTGCCCGGCGGTCAGGGCGGTGGCGGTGCCGAAATCTTAGCCCGCTCCCAACCCCTAGCCCCGCACTCAGTCTTCTTAGCACTTTCCGTCTCGGACTCTCCGCAAGATGTGGGCTCGGTCATACGCGCGGGCGCTCGCGGTTATGTAACGAAAACTATCTCGTCTAGCGATTTGGTCTCTTCTATCCGCCAAGTCCACGAAGGCTACGCGGTCTTCTCCCCCAAGCTGGCCGGTTTCGTGCTCTCTGCCTTCCAAGACGGCAGCTCCGCAGATGCCACAGCCCTTCACGACGACGAGTTGGACCGCTTATCGGCCCGCGAGCAGGAAGTCATGCGTCTCATCGCCCGCGGCTACACCTACCGCGAAGTCGCAGCCGAGCTCTTTATTTCCATCAAAACGGTAGAAACCCACGTCTCGTCAGTACTGCGCAAGCTCCAGCTTTCCAACCGCTCGGAGCTCACCCGATGGGCCGCAGACCGTCGAATCGTATAG
- a CDS encoding HAD-IA family hydrolase: MENKHNEVHDVMFDFGGVLVDWDPRPCLAENYSQDAIDRFLNFEEPWGFWRCNLLSNAGWGQEKIIEDYASTHDSEQSEMLRTYFDNYRLALKSMMPGMGDVLTELSEQGIGVWGLTNFTLPYVEAIKDKFAPVRLLQDILISAEEYLYKPDPLIYQLALHRFNLDPATTAFVDNELPNVEAANREGIIGVAYTDTDLLRSDLRELGLKL; encoded by the coding sequence ATGGAAAATAAGCATAACGAAGTGCATGATGTCATGTTCGATTTCGGTGGGGTATTAGTGGATTGGGACCCACGCCCTTGCCTGGCCGAAAACTACAGTCAGGATGCGATAGACCGCTTCCTGAACTTTGAAGAGCCTTGGGGATTCTGGCGTTGTAACCTGCTCTCAAATGCGGGTTGGGGTCAAGAAAAAATTATCGAAGACTATGCTAGCACTCACGATAGTGAGCAAAGCGAGATGCTGCGCACCTACTTCGACAACTACCGGCTTGCGCTCAAATCAATGATGCCGGGCATGGGCGATGTGCTTACAGAGCTGTCGGAGCAGGGCATCGGCGTATGGGGGCTCACGAATTTCACGCTGCCTTACGTGGAGGCTATCAAAGACAAGTTTGCGCCGGTGCGACTGCTGCAAGACATTCTCATTTCGGCGGAAGAATACCTCTACAAGCCAGACCCACTCATTTACCAGCTGGCCCTGCACCGCTTCAATCTCGATCCTGCCACCACGGCTTTCGTAGACAACGAACTGCCCAACGTGGAGGCTGCGAACCGGGAGGGCATTATCGGCGTGGCCTACACAGATACTGACCTCTTGCGCTCTGATTTGCGCGAGCTTGGTTTGAAGCTCTAA
- a CDS encoding HAD family hydrolase has translation MSTQEIPCGVENVVFDFGGVLVDWNPRPTLDGLYPDGVVDMFFDRSDEWGFWRYNDLSDLGWSDEKILADYEHTHGPAVAWVYRQYFAHYRQAIQGMIPGMGELIEALKSQGIHVWGLTNSTGKYVDAILDAFEPIRALEGIVISAEERLHKPDPLLFQVMLRRFMIEARSTVFVDDNPSNVKAAQDQGMRAIAFTGADQCRTQLAQYGLIV, from the coding sequence ATGAGCACACAAGAGATACCTTGCGGAGTAGAGAACGTCGTATTTGATTTCGGGGGAGTCCTAGTGGACTGGAACCCTCGGCCGACGCTGGATGGGCTCTACCCCGATGGGGTTGTTGACATGTTTTTCGACCGCAGCGACGAGTGGGGCTTCTGGCGCTACAACGACTTGTCTGACCTGGGCTGGAGTGATGAGAAAATTCTCGCCGACTATGAGCACACTCATGGGCCAGCGGTGGCTTGGGTTTATCGCCAATATTTTGCACATTATCGGCAAGCCATTCAGGGCATGATACCGGGGATGGGAGAGCTGATTGAGGCACTCAAATCTCAGGGAATCCACGTGTGGGGATTAACAAATTCCACAGGCAAATATGTGGACGCAATCCTCGATGCTTTCGAGCCTATACGTGCTCTAGAAGGCATTGTCATTTCTGCTGAAGAACGTTTGCACAAGCCCGATCCTCTGCTCTTCCAAGTCATGCTGAGGCGTTTTATGATTGAGGCAAGATCGACTGTTTTTGTAGACGATAATCCAAGCAATGTGAAGGCTGCGCAAGACCAAGGAATGCGGGCAATCGCCTTTACTGGTGCCGATCAGTGCAGGACGCAACTTGCGCAATATGGGCTAATAGTTTAG